A region of Moorena producens PAL-8-15-08-1 DNA encodes the following proteins:
- a CDS encoding NAD(P)/FAD-dependent oxidoreductase, with amino-acid sequence MKIKLWFTLIVRKILSLGDFDQPKTIIHIKQRCSCGAAGFFGAITCATTHPHTNVTLLEASRQPLSKVRISGGGRCNVTHACFDPAQLVQAYPRGSKALRGAYTRFQPKDTIAWFGAHGVELKTEPDGRMFPITDSSETIVDCLLQVAKRAGVKIRTSNPVKWISRQSSQHPTPDTPHPTPGGFEIGLRNGETIKCDRVLVATGSNPLGYRWAKALGHTIETPVPSLFTFNIPDSRLQDLAGVSVKQVCLKLPDAGKTLKDQTGPLLITHWGLSGPAVLKLSAWGARVLHEHHYQMPLLVNWLPDYNPDRLRKLLLDVKSQLPRRFITTSCPIPIPKRLWVSLVTSVGVGTENRWAELSKKTVHQLVQELTQGRYLIQGKGVFKEEFVTCGGVSLKEVNFKTMESRQCPGLYFAGEILDIDGITGGFNFQSAWTTGWLGGQGIGNS; translated from the coding sequence ATGAAAATCAAACTATGGTTTACTCTAATTGTCAGGAAAATTCTAAGCCTGGGGGACTTCGACCAGCCAAAGACAATAATTCACATAAAGCAGCGATGTTCCTGTGGAGCCGCTGGTTTTTTTGGGGCAATTACCTGTGCCACTACTCATCCCCATACCAATGTCACTCTCCTAGAAGCCTCACGCCAGCCATTATCGAAGGTGCGCATCTCTGGTGGTGGACGCTGTAATGTTACTCATGCTTGTTTTGACCCAGCCCAGTTGGTGCAAGCTTACCCGAGGGGAAGCAAAGCATTGCGAGGGGCTTACACCCGCTTTCAACCGAAGGATACCATTGCTTGGTTTGGTGCTCACGGTGTTGAGCTGAAAACTGAGCCTGATGGCAGGATGTTTCCGATTACTGATAGTTCCGAAACGATTGTTGATTGTCTCTTACAAGTGGCTAAGAGGGCAGGGGTGAAGATTCGCACTAGTAATCCGGTTAAGTGGATCTCTCGGCAATCTTCCCAACACCCAACTCCTGACACGCCACACCCGACCCCAGGAGGATTTGAGATTGGGTTGAGGAATGGTGAGACTATAAAATGCGATCGCGTTTTGGTTGCTACTGGTAGCAATCCCCTAGGCTACCGTTGGGCAAAAGCCTTAGGTCATACCATCGAAACCCCGGTTCCTTCTCTATTCACCTTTAATATCCCAGACTCCCGTTTACAGGATTTAGCTGGGGTTAGTGTTAAACAGGTCTGCCTCAAATTACCAGATGCTGGTAAAACCTTGAAGGACCAAACGGGACCATTGCTAATTACCCACTGGGGTTTAAGTGGTCCAGCGGTACTGAAGCTTTCTGCTTGGGGGGCTAGAGTATTGCACGAACACCATTATCAAATGCCCTTGTTGGTGAATTGGCTTCCTGATTACAATCCAGACCGGTTGCGGAAATTACTCCTCGATGTTAAATCCCAGTTACCTCGACGCTTCATTACTACTAGTTGTCCCATTCCTATCCCAAAGCGCCTTTGGGTGAGCTTAGTCACTAGTGTGGGAGTGGGTACAGAAAACCGTTGGGCTGAGTTATCGAAAAAAACCGTACATCAGTTAGTTCAAGAACTGACTCAGGGAAGGTATTTGATTCAAGGTAAAGGGGTTTTTAAGGAAGAGTTTGTCACTTGTGGTGGTGTTAGTCTCAAAGAGGTGAATTTCAAGACTATGGAAAGCCGCCAATGTCCAGGTCTTTACTTTGCTGGGGAAATTCTCGATATTGATGGAATTACTGGGGGATTTAATTTTCAGAGTGCTTGGACAACGGGTTGGTTGGGAGGTCAAGGGATTGGGAATAGTTAG
- a CDS encoding MFS transporter produces the protein MNNISSEQSSFLKVIQDMGLFLFIWGGQLFAATGSAITRFSMNVWVYEYTESAIQFALISVFATLPFVLLAPVVGIVTDRWNRRWIMVISDLCATLGIFALGLLVLYGQLEPWHVYVFNALEATCAAFQTTALFASISLLVSKQNRGRANGLMSFLSGMARVLGPLLGAVFIDWIHVQGVLFLQLVCLVIGILPLLVITFPNLKIEDKTAESSYIADMFLGLKYLRSYPGLVGVMLISSFTFLQMGAINVITTPLVITVASHDILGRILSCFGAGTIIGSLAIGFWGGPKLYMRVIYGCMLVNGILLVFAGWSSSLVIFTISISLFTLIRPVLYTFCQTILQNKVDLNIQGRVFSLKSALDAIAVPAGFLIVGPLAEKVFEPLMISDSLWANRIGTLIGTGVGRGMGLLLILLGGVSLLITLLASWYPRLRLLETELPDAVDSVEHYPIEAGMDKSTSIDNASLAN, from the coding sequence ATGAATAATATCTCATCAGAACAATCCTCCTTTCTCAAAGTGATCCAGGACATGGGATTATTCCTGTTTATTTGGGGAGGCCAACTTTTTGCTGCTACTGGATCTGCCATAACCCGCTTTTCCATGAATGTTTGGGTTTATGAGTACACAGAATCTGCCATTCAATTTGCTTTGATTAGTGTTTTTGCCACCCTTCCCTTCGTGTTGCTCGCTCCTGTGGTTGGAATTGTAACAGACCGCTGGAACCGCCGGTGGATTATGGTCATTAGCGATCTTTGTGCTACGTTGGGGATTTTTGCTCTAGGTTTATTAGTACTATATGGTCAGCTAGAACCCTGGCATGTCTATGTTTTTAATGCCCTTGAAGCGACTTGTGCCGCTTTTCAAACCACAGCCCTGTTTGCTTCCATTAGCTTACTTGTATCAAAACAAAATCGGGGTCGAGCTAATGGTTTAATGAGTTTTTTAAGCGGTATGGCGAGAGTTTTGGGACCCTTGCTTGGAGCAGTATTTATCGACTGGATTCACGTCCAAGGCGTATTATTTTTACAGCTGGTTTGCCTTGTGATTGGAATTTTGCCCCTCTTGGTAATTACCTTTCCTAATCTGAAAATAGAGGACAAAACCGCTGAAAGTTCTTACATCGCAGATATGTTCTTAGGTCTCAAGTATCTTAGGTCATATCCGGGTTTAGTGGGAGTAATGCTGATTTCCAGTTTCACCTTTTTGCAAATGGGTGCGATTAATGTCATCACAACTCCTTTAGTGATAACAGTAGCTTCCCATGATATTTTAGGTCGTATTCTGTCCTGTTTTGGGGCAGGTACCATAATTGGTAGCTTGGCGATCGGGTTTTGGGGAGGGCCAAAGCTCTACATGAGGGTGATTTATGGCTGTATGCTGGTGAATGGAATTTTGCTAGTGTTTGCCGGTTGGTCGTCGTCTCTGGTGATTTTTACCATTAGTATTTCCCTATTTACCCTGATTCGCCCAGTGCTTTACACCTTCTGTCAAACTATTCTCCAAAATAAGGTTGATCTCAACATCCAAGGTCGGGTATTTTCGTTGAAGTCAGCATTAGATGCGATCGCCGTACCTGCCGGTTTCTTGATTGTCGGACCGTTAGCTGAAAAAGTCTTTGAACCCTTGATGATCTCAGATAGTCTTTGGGCTAACCGAATTGGGACTTTGATTGGCACAGGGGTCGGTCGTGGTATGGGACTTTTGCTGATATTGTTAGGCGGTGTCAGTTTGTTAATCACCCTGTTAGCGAGTTGGTATCCCCGCTTGCGATTATTAGAAACAGAATTGCCTGATGCTGTTGATAGTGTTGAACACTATCCCATTGAAGCAGGTATGGATAAATCAACATCCATAGATAATGCTTCCCTGGCGAATTAG
- a CDS encoding MBOAT family O-acyltransferase: MIFTEFRFLFFFITVFCVYWILRKHHHRKFWLLACSYIFYGAWDWRFLSLMLASTVLDYIVGLMLSRPQLDEANPDDKIQGSQEIKPFDWDTILSKPQSTRKRQGWLILSLVGNLSILGVFKYYNFFTDSTANFLHFLGLPISFPILQVILPVGISFYTFQTLSYSLDIYRGKLKPTKNFWDFALFVSFFPQLVAGPIVRAAIFLPQLLTPKIFSHVDVRGCLMLFLVGYFKKACISDNLAPLVDQYFANPEIYTVASAWIGVVSFIIQVYCDFSGYSDMAIACAGLLGYRLPLNFNFPYFASNITELWKRWHITMSSWFRDYLYVPLMRRREKKQRTKLFSYSNLIFTMLVTGLWHGAAWHFVIWGGLNGIALAVHREWSTWLSPYKKLLPIRNALGVPLTFYWFCASGIFFRSEDFSSGLTIVKSFVFFNSSGTENLALQAAWLFIPLVLLHWAAYKNWFVNWWRVMPNWSFATCYGLCVSAILPLVASLHQPFIYFQF, translated from the coding sequence ATGATTTTTACAGAGTTTCGCTTTCTATTTTTCTTTATTACTGTTTTCTGTGTCTATTGGATATTACGGAAACATCACCATCGTAAATTTTGGTTACTGGCTTGTAGTTATATTTTTTATGGTGCTTGGGATTGGCGATTTTTATCGTTAATGTTGGCTTCTACTGTCCTTGATTATATCGTGGGTTTGATGCTGTCTAGACCTCAACTTGATGAGGCTAATCCAGATGATAAAATTCAAGGAAGTCAGGAAATTAAACCCTTCGATTGGGATACTATCCTCTCCAAACCCCAAAGCACCCGAAAACGTCAAGGATGGCTAATCTTGAGTTTAGTGGGTAATCTTAGTATCTTAGGCGTTTTCAAATATTACAACTTTTTCACTGATTCTACTGCTAATTTTCTCCATTTCCTGGGATTACCCATCAGCTTTCCCATTCTACAAGTTATTCTACCTGTAGGCATTAGCTTCTATACCTTTCAAACCCTCAGCTACTCTCTAGATATTTACCGAGGTAAACTCAAACCCACGAAAAACTTCTGGGATTTTGCCTTGTTTGTCAGCTTTTTCCCCCAACTCGTTGCCGGACCAATTGTTCGTGCTGCCATCTTTTTACCCCAGTTATTGACCCCAAAAATTTTTAGTCACGTAGATGTTAGAGGCTGTTTGATGCTGTTTCTAGTGGGTTATTTCAAAAAAGCCTGTATCTCTGATAATCTTGCCCCTCTAGTAGACCAGTATTTTGCGAATCCAGAGATTTATACAGTAGCGAGTGCCTGGATTGGTGTAGTCTCTTTTATTATCCAAGTTTATTGTGACTTTTCCGGATACTCAGATATGGCGATCGCCTGTGCTGGTTTACTCGGTTATAGATTACCTTTAAACTTCAACTTTCCCTACTTTGCTAGCAACATCACAGAACTATGGAAACGCTGGCATATTACCATGTCTAGTTGGTTCCGAGACTACCTTTATGTACCTTTGATGAGAAGGCGAGAAAAAAAACAGAGAACCAAGCTTTTCTCCTATAGTAATCTGATCTTTACTATGCTAGTAACGGGACTATGGCATGGTGCCGCTTGGCACTTTGTGATTTGGGGAGGATTAAATGGCATCGCTTTAGCGGTGCATCGGGAATGGTCAACTTGGCTGTCTCCCTACAAGAAATTACTCCCTATTCGGAATGCTCTAGGTGTACCTTTAACCTTTTACTGGTTTTGTGCCTCTGGAATCTTTTTTCGCAGTGAAGATTTTTCGAGTGGTTTAACCATTGTCAAATCTTTTGTTTTCTTCAATTCTTCTGGTACAGAAAATTTAGCACTTCAGGCAGCATGGCTGTTTATCCCTTTAGTTTTACTCCACTGGGCCGCATACAAAAACTGGTTTGTTAACTGGTGGCGTGTCATGCCCAATTGGAGTTTCGCAACGTGTTATGGACTCTGTGTATCAGCTATTTTACCCTTGGTTGCATCCCTGCATCAACCCTTTATCTACTTCCAATTTTAG
- a CDS encoding sulfotransferase yields the protein MNAKIHKINRKTKIHPLGIAAPTDFEFDEGEDIAVETLLKNPHISLYCLDPDERRVILVETPEDVVLSDFPFYYSAQYQQAVRLVTLSYDRLHDIADQIDFDSQQLILIYSVGRCGSTLLSSALNQLKNITVFSEPDVYSQLVRQRQWNGNNDAQISKLLVSCTKLICRQSTPKISDRRWVIKLRSYGIELADLLANNFPQAKILFLYRQIETWIRSSLRASIGEIPDTPESLESMQKAVGNLVSLIARFPEPNRPLSYIEILTVTWLSVLECLQRLHQQGYPPFIINFEDLIATPNSVIKQIFDFCDLPHNNLSQILKVFTQDSQSSTALSWENLQRTQPQLTPEQLEQYLREAKSLVNCYTNCKNIALRARE from the coding sequence ATGAATGCTAAAATTCATAAGATTAATCGTAAAACAAAAATCCATCCTTTAGGAATTGCCGCTCCCACAGATTTTGAATTTGATGAAGGTGAAGATATTGCTGTAGAAACCCTGCTGAAGAATCCTCATATCAGTCTCTACTGTTTAGACCCTGATGAGAGGCGCGTCATTTTGGTAGAAACACCAGAGGATGTTGTCCTTTCAGATTTTCCCTTTTATTACTCAGCCCAATACCAGCAAGCGGTTCGTTTAGTTACCTTATCCTATGATAGGTTACATGATATTGCTGATCAAATTGATTTCGATAGCCAACAGTTAATCTTAATTTATTCAGTCGGTCGCTGTGGCTCAACGCTGCTCAGTTCAGCTTTGAATCAACTCAAAAATATCACTGTTTTTTCTGAGCCGGATGTTTATTCTCAGTTGGTGCGCCAGCGTCAATGGAATGGCAATAACGATGCTCAAATTAGCAAATTATTAGTAAGTTGTACCAAACTTATCTGTCGTCAATCCACTCCTAAAATTAGCGATCGCCGCTGGGTAATTAAATTGCGCAGTTACGGAATAGAGCTGGCTGATTTATTGGCTAACAACTTTCCTCAAGCCAAAATACTGTTTTTATATCGACAGATTGAAACTTGGATTCGTTCCTCATTACGAGCTTCTATCGGCGAGATTCCAGATACTCCTGAGTCTCTAGAATCAATGCAGAAAGCGGTGGGCAACCTCGTTTCTTTAATTGCCCGTTTTCCAGAGCCAAATCGTCCCTTGTCCTATATTGAAATATTAACCGTAACTTGGCTTTCAGTTCTAGAATGTCTTCAAAGGCTGCACCAGCAGGGTTATCCTCCGTTTATCATCAATTTTGAGGATTTAATTGCAACTCCCAACTCTGTGATTAAGCAAATTTTTGATTTCTGCGATTTACCCCATAACAACCTCAGTCAAATCTTGAAGGTATTTACACAAGATTCTCAGTCAAGCACAGCCTTATCTTGGGAAAATTTACAGCGAACCCAACCTCAGTTAACCCCTGAGCAGTTGGAACAGTATCTCAGAGAAGCTAAAAGCCTTGTTAACTGCTACACTAACTGCAAAAATATAGCGCTACGCGCTAGGGAATAG
- a CDS encoding GMC oxidoreductase translates to MYLDARTLENHTQTTVDLCIIGAGAAGITIARELINSSVKVLLLESGGFDGDIQTQALYEGENIGLPYFPLDSCRLRYFGGTTNHWGGMCAPLDAIDFQPRPWVPYSGWPIRYHDLVPYYNRAHQLCQLPSPDYEMGFWEFHDPELERLPIDESKLTYKIFQLSPPTRFGQVYRSEILQANNIILWTHANVTAIETVPQANTVTGLRVRCFNQREHYVQARFYVLACGGIENARLLLLSNQTIPQGLGNHYDLVGRFFMEHLHIASAQAWVRANLPWKRYISYELNAPKVHLIPSEGTQENEQILNFTLDLIESDYFGVDYFEQLQAQGGLRPEMQLYLDALTASLYPTKMDSYQTLLSNETPSSMDQLIVFSRIEQAPNPESRVSLSEEKDELGLPKVQLNWQLTDLDRHSIEVANTFFGQELGRLELGRLQYFDWLNQTDSGWPPFPDVMRGGWHHMGTTRMSDRPETGVVDSDCQVFGIDNLYIAGSSVYPTAGTANPTLTLVALALRLADRLKGKLTRSFPSEIADEC, encoded by the coding sequence ATGTATCTTGATGCCAGAACCTTAGAAAACCATACCCAGACAACCGTAGATCTCTGTATTATCGGAGCTGGAGCAGCCGGAATTACTATTGCCCGCGAGTTGATTAACTCTTCAGTCAAGGTGCTGCTCCTCGAAAGCGGTGGATTTGATGGGGATATTCAAACCCAAGCCCTCTATGAAGGGGAGAATATCGGCTTGCCCTATTTTCCCCTCGATAGCTGCCGCCTACGCTATTTTGGGGGAACTACAAATCACTGGGGGGGGATGTGTGCTCCCCTGGATGCGATCGATTTTCAACCGCGCCCTTGGGTTCCCTACAGTGGTTGGCCAATCCGTTATCACGACTTAGTACCTTACTATAACCGTGCCCATCAGTTGTGCCAGCTTCCCTCTCCTGACTATGAGATGGGGTTTTGGGAATTCCACGATCCAGAATTAGAGCGGTTGCCCATTGATGAATCAAAACTCACCTACAAAATTTTTCAATTAAGTCCACCGACCCGCTTTGGCCAAGTCTATCGTTCAGAAATTCTTCAGGCGAATAACATTATCCTCTGGACTCATGCCAATGTTACTGCCATTGAGACAGTTCCCCAGGCAAACACAGTTACTGGACTTCGAGTTCGCTGCTTCAATCAACGAGAACACTATGTCCAAGCTCGATTTTATGTTCTAGCCTGTGGAGGGATTGAAAATGCCCGTTTACTGCTGCTGTCGAATCAAACGATACCTCAAGGACTTGGAAATCACTATGATCTAGTAGGGCGCTTTTTCATGGAACATCTCCATATTGCGTCGGCTCAAGCCTGGGTACGTGCCAATCTCCCCTGGAAAAGGTACATTTCTTATGAATTAAATGCTCCTAAAGTGCATTTAATACCTAGTGAAGGGACTCAAGAAAATGAGCAAATTTTGAACTTTACCTTAGATTTAATCGAGAGCGATTATTTCGGGGTTGATTATTTTGAACAGCTACAGGCTCAGGGCGGTTTAAGACCGGAAATGCAGCTTTATCTGGATGCCTTAACAGCAAGTTTGTACCCAACTAAAATGGATTCCTATCAAACCTTACTCAGCAATGAAACTCCCTCCTCAATGGATCAACTGATTGTTTTTTCGCGCATCGAACAAGCCCCTAACCCAGAATCCCGCGTGAGCTTAAGCGAGGAGAAAGATGAACTGGGGCTACCCAAAGTGCAGTTAAACTGGCAGTTAACCGACCTAGATCGCCATAGCATTGAAGTGGCTAATACTTTCTTTGGACAGGAATTAGGACGCCTAGAACTTGGACGATTGCAGTATTTTGATTGGCTAAATCAAACGGACTCAGGTTGGCCGCCTTTTCCGGATGTGATGCGGGGCGGTTGGCATCATATGGGGACAACTCGCATGAGCGATCGCCCAGAAACAGGGGTGGTTGATTCTGATTGTCAGGTCTTTGGGATTGATAACTTATATATCGCTGGCTCTTCTGTCTACCCGACAGCAGGTACAGCAAATCCGACCTTAACCCTAGTCGCCCTGGCATTAAGATTAGCTGATCGCCTCAAAGGCAAATTAACCCGTTCCTTTCCTTCTGAAATTGCGGATGAATGCTAA
- a CDS encoding 2-oxoglutarate and iron-dependent oxygenase domain-containing protein: MNLVANECSAANASNSIPVIDFQPFITGDSSSQKAVAAKLERAMQHVGCFYLSNTAVSLTAVAQVFTLCKYFFALPSSEKEQLLIPPDGSYHGYIVKRADGKITSEKLSITQENLQSPSVGVQDQRSQWFEEHPEFCNSLSQAYGNFQDTMDNIFLALAMALDAPQNYFKDLHSQRNDSMLLHHYPPLAPTQESVPMRNTEHIDYGSLSFLFQDEVGGLEVYTQTGDWVAVQPIQNIPLIVLGNIMSRWTNDKYPGTMHRVSLATARNTTRERYSFGLFPAPNENAEITCLESYLAPNEKPKYPPILTHEYYNQGFEAKQKQQKQLD; the protein is encoded by the coding sequence ATGAACTTAGTAGCAAATGAATGCTCTGCCGCGAACGCCTCAAATTCGATTCCAGTTATCGATTTTCAACCCTTTATAACAGGGGATTCTAGTAGCCAGAAAGCAGTTGCTGCCAAGCTGGAGCGAGCAATGCAGCATGTAGGATGCTTTTATCTAAGTAATACTGCGGTTTCCCTCACAGCAGTAGCACAAGTATTTACCCTATGCAAATATTTTTTTGCTCTGCCCTCATCGGAAAAAGAACAATTACTGATTCCCCCAGATGGGTCATATCATGGCTATATCGTTAAGCGGGCGGACGGGAAGATTACCAGTGAAAAACTAAGTATAACTCAAGAGAATTTACAAAGCCCAAGTGTAGGAGTGCAGGATCAACGAAGTCAATGGTTTGAGGAACACCCAGAGTTTTGTAACTCTCTTTCCCAAGCCTATGGAAACTTTCAAGACACAATGGATAACATATTTTTGGCTTTGGCGATGGCCTTGGATGCTCCCCAAAATTACTTTAAAGATCTTCATTCCCAGCGTAATGATAGTATGCTTTTACACCACTATCCACCCCTTGCCCCAACCCAAGAATCTGTGCCGATGCGTAACACTGAACACATTGATTATGGCAGCCTTAGCTTCTTGTTTCAGGATGAAGTGGGTGGGCTAGAAGTCTATACTCAAACTGGAGACTGGGTTGCCGTACAACCGATTCAGAATATTCCGTTAATTGTCTTGGGAAACATCATGTCCCGCTGGACTAATGATAAATATCCAGGAACTATGCATCGCGTCTCCCTAGCTACAGCACGAAACACTACTCGGGAAAGATACTCCTTTGGGTTATTCCCTGCCCCCAATGAAAATGCTGAAATTACTTGTCTCGAATCCTATTTAGCCCCTAACGAAAAGCCCAAATATCCCCCTATTCTTACCCACGAGTATTACAATCAAGGATTTGAAGCCAAACAGAAACAACAGAAACAGCTTGATTAG
- a CDS encoding glycosyltransferase family 4 protein: protein MKIAFADYPYIPAEPPKSGAVRLVSYALARRLVQLGHEVLFYGAKAAYHQTDESVEEGIRYRRITAAWIDSVLEPLNYLDQWNLSNPQRPFYASKWFYCGAYRKMARDMQRQQCDVIHLHIAFQFVPLMRAFNPKAKIIFHAHSDLLPQFDLAFVNQCLSSADLVLGCSDYITNQVRHYLPHIPCQTLYNGVDLHRFTVQSRLDHTQTPKQILFVGRISPEKGVHVLIDAFNQVVSRYPNVQLKLVGPENAMLLWYILDRNDPKVRSLMPYFRGHYRELLQQRISKSAANKVFFLGKVPHEEMITYYQEADLFVFPSVWQEPFGMPIVEAMAMELPVIATQGGAFPELVEAGKTGELVERGDADSLAEAIVNLLENNDLRRSFGQAGRQWVVDTFSWDKLTDDLLHYYQQL, encoded by the coding sequence ATGAAAATAGCCTTTGCTGATTATCCCTACATACCAGCAGAACCCCCGAAATCGGGAGCTGTTCGTCTCGTTTCCTATGCCTTGGCTCGCCGTTTAGTTCAGCTAGGGCACGAAGTGCTTTTTTATGGTGCTAAAGCAGCCTATCATCAAACCGATGAATCTGTCGAAGAAGGCATCCGATATCGGAGAATCACAGCCGCCTGGATTGATTCGGTGTTAGAGCCTCTCAACTACCTCGATCAGTGGAATTTATCGAATCCTCAACGTCCATTCTACGCTTCAAAATGGTTTTACTGCGGTGCTTATCGAAAAATGGCTCGTGATATGCAGCGACAGCAGTGTGACGTGATTCACCTGCATATTGCCTTTCAATTTGTGCCGCTGATGCGTGCTTTTAATCCTAAGGCAAAAATCATTTTCCATGCTCACAGCGACTTACTGCCGCAGTTCGATCTAGCATTTGTTAACCAGTGCCTCAGTTCAGCAGATTTAGTTCTCGGATGCAGCGATTATATTACTAATCAAGTCCGACACTATCTCCCTCACATTCCCTGTCAAACCCTTTACAATGGTGTGGATTTGCATCGGTTTACAGTTCAATCCCGATTAGATCATACTCAAACCCCTAAGCAAATTCTCTTTGTGGGCAGAATCTCCCCAGAAAAAGGGGTTCATGTGTTAATCGATGCCTTTAACCAAGTGGTGTCTCGTTATCCCAACGTCCAGCTTAAATTAGTCGGACCAGAAAATGCCATGCTACTCTGGTATATTCTTGACCGCAATGACCCAAAAGTGCGATCGCTCATGCCCTATTTTCGCGGTCACTATCGGGAGTTATTACAACAGCGAATCTCAAAAAGTGCCGCTAACAAGGTCTTTTTTCTAGGGAAAGTTCCCCACGAAGAGATGATCACATACTATCAAGAAGCTGATCTATTTGTCTTTCCTTCGGTTTGGCAAGAGCCATTTGGAATGCCCATTGTAGAAGCAATGGCGATGGAATTACCAGTAATTGCGACTCAGGGTGGTGCTTTTCCGGAATTGGTAGAAGCAGGAAAAACGGGAGAATTGGTAGAGCGAGGTGATGCAGATAGCTTGGCTGAAGCCATAGTAAATTTACTGGAAAACAACGACTTGAGGCGATCATTCGGTCAAGCTGGACGACAATGGGTTGTGGACACATTTTCTTGGGACAAGTTGACCGATGATCTTCTCCATTACTATCAACAATTATAA